A genome region from endosymbiont of Acanthamoeba sp. UWC8 includes the following:
- a CDS encoding HAD family hydrolase: protein MNNYKLIIFDCDGTLVDTETLLNRACAGVLNYMGYKQYTPEYCLEKFVGVSLKDILDILREEVGDEFDQSEFVARAGEISKKLIETEIKSMPNAGDLLIKLKDFSKCVASNGNRSTVVHSLKSTGLYNHFTEETIFTYELVKHPKPAADLFLYSAERMGFSPKECLVIEDSIVGVRAAKAAKMDVLAYKHLNEKLLPGLNELKPTAIINNLTQILDYL from the coding sequence ATGAATAACTATAAATTAATAATTTTTGATTGCGACGGAACATTAGTTGATACTGAAACACTTTTAAACAGAGCTTGTGCGGGTGTTTTAAACTATATGGGTTATAAGCAGTATACCCCGGAATATTGCTTAGAAAAATTTGTCGGAGTAAGCCTTAAGGATATTTTGGATATATTGCGGGAAGAAGTAGGAGATGAGTTTGATCAGAGTGAGTTTGTAGCTAGGGCAGGGGAAATATCAAAAAAACTAATTGAAACTGAAATTAAATCTATGCCGAATGCAGGCGACCTACTTATAAAATTAAAAGATTTTTCCAAATGCGTGGCTTCAAACGGTAATCGCTCTACGGTGGTACACTCTTTAAAAAGCACGGGACTTTATAATCACTTTACCGAAGAAACAATATTTACCTACGAATTAGTTAAACACCCGAAACCGGCGGCGGATCTATTTTTATATTCTGCGGAAAGAATGGGGTTTTCTCCGAAGGAATGCTTAGTAATCGAAGATAGCATTGTCGGAGTGAGAGCTGCAAAAGCAGCTAAAATGGATGTATTAGCTTATAAACACTTGAACGAGAAATTGCTTCCCGGACTAAATGAATTAAAGCCTACAGCCATAATTAATAATCTTACACAAATTTTAGATTATTTATAA
- a CDS encoding ABC transporter ATP-binding protein has product MQHAVKSVKNFIWHFVKKQKGGFIFTQVFALALALDATLWPYVIKVIIETIEGFQGPREEIWPVISHVIILGLILWFSLDIAFWINGLFKTKVYPRFEAAIRMFMYDYVNSHSYSFFINNFTGTIANKVADMPRSCGSIVDMAITTFIPTFVALIISIIFFSFISPVFALILGGWVIIHIISCYFFLRKCTRYSTIHSESRSRLLGRIVDTITNNLNVRLFSRNTYEYQYTLEFQEDERKKYAETLWHIEKMRLILALICFSITGVLMIWYEVYSYRKGIIDIAEFIFILNTTFQITSITWMAGIMLPDFFREVGIARQALSIINSPVEIEDLPNAEELKVDRGEIKFNNVTFKYHHNENLFENKSVTILPGQRVGLVGVSGSGKTTFAHLILRHYELEGGEILIDGQDIRNVTQESLRRQIAMIPQEPMLFHRSLKENIRYGDITASDEQVYRAAKIANCHEFIMSLPQGYDTIAGERGSKLSGGQRQRISIARAILKNAPIIILDEATSALDSITEKQIQSSLAQVTYNRTTIIIAHRLSTLTDVDRIIVFKKGDIVEDGSHKELFKKRGEYYKLWEMQNDGFLPKELIDE; this is encoded by the coding sequence ATGCAACACGCTGTAAAGTCAGTTAAGAATTTTATTTGGCATTTTGTTAAAAAGCAAAAAGGGGGCTTCATTTTTACGCAAGTATTTGCGCTTGCTTTGGCTTTAGATGCTACCCTTTGGCCTTATGTCATTAAAGTAATAATCGAAACGATTGAAGGGTTTCAAGGTCCCAGAGAAGAAATATGGCCTGTGATCTCGCATGTCATCATTTTGGGTTTAATATTATGGTTTTCACTTGATATCGCTTTTTGGATAAACGGTCTATTTAAAACCAAAGTTTATCCTCGTTTTGAGGCCGCGATAAGAATGTTTATGTATGATTACGTCAATAGCCATTCCTATTCTTTCTTTATAAATAATTTTACCGGAACCATAGCAAATAAAGTAGCTGATATGCCGAGAAGCTGCGGATCTATCGTGGATATGGCCATCACTACATTTATCCCTACCTTCGTCGCTCTTATAATATCTATAATATTTTTTAGTTTTATTTCTCCGGTATTTGCACTAATCCTGGGAGGGTGGGTTATTATCCATATAATAAGCTGTTACTTTTTCCTAAGGAAATGTACCCGTTACTCAACGATTCATTCGGAAAGTAGAAGCAGGTTACTCGGGAGAATCGTGGATACCATTACAAATAACCTTAACGTACGCCTTTTTTCACGTAATACATATGAATATCAATATACTTTAGAATTTCAGGAAGATGAGCGCAAAAAATATGCCGAAACATTATGGCATATTGAGAAAATGCGCTTGATACTTGCACTGATATGCTTTTCCATTACGGGTGTGCTTATGATTTGGTATGAGGTGTACTCTTACAGAAAAGGAATTATTGATATTGCCGAGTTTATATTTATCTTAAATACTACCTTTCAGATCACTTCCATCACATGGATGGCAGGGATAATGCTGCCTGATTTTTTTAGAGAAGTGGGAATAGCAAGGCAAGCGCTTAGCATTATTAACTCGCCGGTGGAAATAGAAGACTTACCGAATGCAGAGGAGCTTAAAGTAGACAGAGGAGAAATTAAATTTAATAACGTAACTTTCAAATATCATCATAATGAAAACTTATTTGAAAATAAATCAGTTACAATTTTGCCCGGGCAAAGAGTAGGGTTGGTCGGTGTTTCGGGTTCAGGGAAAACTACTTTTGCTCACTTGATTTTAAGACATTATGAGTTAGAAGGCGGTGAGATATTAATTGACGGGCAGGATATTAGAAATGTGACCCAGGAAAGCTTGCGCAGGCAAATTGCTATGATCCCGCAGGAACCGATGCTTTTCCACCGTTCGTTAAAGGAAAACATCAGGTACGGCGATATAACCGCAAGTGACGAACAAGTATATAGAGCGGCAAAGATTGCCAATTGTCATGAATTTATCATGAGTTTACCGCAAGGGTATGATACGATTGCAGGAGAAAGGGGATCAAAGCTTTCAGGTGGACAAAGACAGCGAATTTCTATTGCCAGAGCTATATTAAAAAATGCACCGATTATTATATTAGATGAAGCGACATCTGCTCTTGATTCAATAACTGAAAAACAAATCCAAAGCAGCTTGGCGCAAGTTACATATAATAGAACTACGATAATTATAGCTCATAGGCTTTCAACTCTTACCGACGTAGATAGGATAATAGTATTTAAAAAGGGTGACATAGTTGAAGATGGAAGCCATAAGGAATTATTTAAAAAACGCGGTGAATACTATAAGCTTTGGGAAATGCAAAATGACGGGTTTTTACCTAAGGAGTTGATTGATGAATAA
- a CDS encoding MazG nucleotide pyrophosphohydrolase domain-containing protein, which yields MSKTLDTALDALITLEQDTREYGFDWPNQEMIIDQAISECEEIREAILHKEPPHRIREEIGDLLHTAISLCIFSGYDVKDTLANVNEKFGARMNALKKIARERGLEDLKGQPLEFMLELWHEAKKQSKC from the coding sequence ATGTCAAAAACGTTAGATACTGCTTTAGATGCACTTATCACCCTTGAGCAGGATACAAGGGAATACGGCTTTGACTGGCCAAATCAGGAAATGATCATAGATCAGGCAATCAGTGAATGTGAAGAGATAAGAGAAGCTATATTACATAAAGAGCCCCCACATAGAATAAGGGAAGAAATAGGAGATTTATTACATACCGCTATCTCTCTATGCATTTTTTCCGGGTATGATGTTAAAGATACTTTAGCAAATGTTAATGAGAAATTCGGGGCTAGAATGAACGCATTAAAAAAGATAGCCAGGGAAAGAGGACTAGAGGATTTAAAAGGGCAACCATTAGAGTTTATGCTTGAACTGTGGCATGAGGCTAAAAAGCAAAGCAAATGCTAA
- a CDS encoding type IV secretory system conjugative DNA transfer family protein: MAENFGKTGNFIRNAMVAIAFGIAVVIFAFYLSGIIFSITESGIYSITPYFLTSSKPFSVLIYYYSWWINNLSSITITFHNYFIFRLVLATIIPIITFAFLIWKYRETIYEKRPFKPEEALHGDAKWASEDDISKAGLRAKKGMLLGKDNKGYLVAPGYQHCLLFAPTGSGKGVGFVIPNLLYWEDSVFCHDIKLENFELTSGWRQKMGQQVYCWNPADPDGITHCYNPIDWVSSKPGQMVDDVQKIANLIMPEKEFWNNEARSLFVGVVLYLIAVPDKIKSFGEVVRTMRSDDVVYNLAVVLDTIGQEIHPVAYMNIAAFLQKADKERSGVISTMNSNLELWANPLIDTATASSDFNILDFKRTLTTVYVGLTPDNLQRLQPLMQVFYQQATEFLARRLPSKEDPYGVMFMMDEFPTLGKMEQFASGIAYFRGYHVRLFLIIQDTEQLKGIYEEAGMNSFLSNATYRVTFAANNVETANLISQLIGNKTVDQVSANRPKFLDFNPASRSLNVSKTQRALLLPQEVIGLPRDDQILLIESCPPIKSKKIKYYDDAFFKKRLLKPISLPQQEPYDPRKAKETMGSKKPATEEI, from the coding sequence ATGGCTGAAAATTTTGGTAAGACAGGTAATTTTATTAGAAACGCAATGGTGGCTATTGCTTTTGGAATTGCCGTTGTTATTTTTGCATTTTATCTTTCGGGAATTATATTTAGTATTACTGAATCAGGAATATATTCAATAACTCCGTATTTCCTAACCTCATCTAAACCTTTTTCAGTCTTAATATATTATTATTCCTGGTGGATAAACAATCTATCCAGCATCACTATAACTTTTCATAATTATTTCATATTCAGATTAGTGCTTGCTACTATTATACCTATTATCACATTTGCCTTCCTGATTTGGAAATATCGGGAAACCATTTATGAAAAAAGGCCTTTCAAACCTGAAGAAGCCCTGCACGGTGATGCGAAATGGGCAAGTGAGGATGATATATCTAAAGCAGGTTTAAGAGCTAAAAAGGGAATGTTACTCGGAAAAGATAATAAGGGTTATTTAGTTGCACCAGGATATCAACATTGTTTGCTGTTTGCCCCTACCGGATCTGGTAAAGGTGTCGGCTTTGTAATTCCGAACTTACTTTATTGGGAAGATTCCGTTTTTTGCCATGATATTAAGTTGGAAAACTTTGAGCTTACCAGCGGTTGGCGGCAGAAAATGGGGCAACAGGTTTATTGTTGGAACCCGGCTGACCCGGATGGTATCACCCATTGCTATAATCCGATTGACTGGGTAAGTAGTAAACCCGGCCAAATGGTGGATGACGTGCAGAAAATTGCTAACCTGATTATGCCTGAGAAGGAATTTTGGAATAACGAAGCACGCTCATTATTTGTCGGAGTGGTGTTATATTTGATTGCGGTGCCTGATAAGATAAAATCATTCGGTGAAGTAGTTAGAACTATGAGAAGCGATGACGTAGTATATAACCTTGCGGTAGTACTCGATACTATCGGTCAGGAAATTCACCCCGTAGCTTATATGAACATAGCAGCTTTCCTGCAGAAAGCCGATAAAGAGAGGTCGGGCGTAATATCCACTATGAACTCTAACCTTGAATTGTGGGCTAACCCGCTTATTGATACCGCAACCGCTTCCAGTGACTTTAACATACTCGACTTTAAACGCACGCTAACTACCGTATACGTCGGTTTAACACCTGATAACCTACAGCGCTTACAGCCTTTAATGCAGGTATTTTACCAGCAGGCTACCGAGTTCTTAGCGAGAAGACTGCCCAGTAAGGAAGATCCGTATGGAGTAATGTTCATGATGGATGAGTTCCCTACCCTCGGAAAAATGGAGCAATTTGCAAGCGGTATTGCATATTTCAGGGGTTATCACGTCAGATTATTCTTAATTATTCAAGATACGGAGCAGTTAAAGGGGATATATGAAGAAGCAGGGATGAACTCGTTTTTATCCAATGCGACTTATAGAGTGACTTTTGCAGCAAACAACGTGGAAACCGCTAACCTGATTTCTCAGCTAATCGGTAATAAAACCGTTGACCAAGTTTCAGCAAACAGACCTAAATTCTTAGACTTTAATCCGGCTTCCAGATCATTAAACGTTTCCAAAACTCAAAGGGCTTTACTTTTACCTCAGGAAGTTATTGGCTTACCGCGTGATGATCAAATTTTACTTATTGAATCATGCCCGCCGATTAAGTCTAAAAAAATTAAGTATTACGATGATGCCTTTTTTAAGAAAAGACTATTAAAGCCTATCAGCTTGCCGCAACAGGAACCTTATGACCCGCGTAAAGCTAAAGAGACGATGGGCTCTAAAAAACCCGCAACTGAAGAAATCTGA
- a CDS encoding HU family DNA-binding protein: MNKEELISALSAKTDATKVDSKKHLEALLEVVQEVLVKGDSLQLVGFGTFAVSDVKAKEGINPQTREKIKIPASKRVKFSVGKQLKEAVNHKNSKKK; the protein is encoded by the coding sequence ATGAACAAAGAAGAATTAATAAGTGCATTATCTGCAAAAACCGATGCAACTAAGGTTGATAGTAAAAAGCATTTAGAGGCATTACTTGAAGTAGTACAGGAAGTATTAGTTAAAGGAGATAGCTTACAGCTTGTAGGTTTCGGTACATTTGCAGTATCTGATGTGAAAGCAAAAGAAGGCATTAACCCGCAAACAAGAGAGAAGATAAAAATTCCGGCTAGTAAAAGAGTTAAATTCTCAGTGGGTAAGCAGCTTAAAGAAGCAGTAAACCACAAGAATTCAAAAAAGAAATAA
- the virB11 gene encoding P-type DNA transfer ATPase VirB11, translating to MEMTLTALETYLEPLKKIFAEEDVNEVSINRPFEAWIEKRGDIRYESMPELDFDHLRGLSLLVAQSTDQKISEETPLLSATLPNGYRIQIIIPPACESGTIGMSIRKPSTIKMSLDDYEKMGAFDSTAIEEEHDEAREILNNYLKNKNIKEFLKTGILSRKNIIISGGTSTGKTTFTNAMLRTIPKEERLITCEDAREIDLSGHPNRLHLLSSKGGQGRAKVTTQDLIEACLRLRPDRIIVGELRGAEAFSFLRAINTGHPGSISTLHADTPLMALEQLKLMVMQAGLGMPPEQIKEYILNVIDVVVQLKRAGKGKRYISEIYFKGSRNITQGL from the coding sequence ATTGAAATGACCTTAACTGCTTTAGAAACTTACCTCGAGCCTTTGAAGAAAATCTTTGCCGAAGAGGATGTTAATGAGGTTTCCATTAACCGTCCTTTTGAGGCCTGGATCGAAAAAAGGGGAGATATCAGATATGAAAGTATGCCTGAGTTGGATTTTGATCACTTAAGGGGCTTAAGTTTGCTGGTTGCTCAATCAACAGACCAAAAGATAAGCGAGGAAACCCCCCTGCTCTCCGCGACTCTTCCAAACGGCTACAGGATTCAGATTATTATACCTCCTGCCTGTGAATCAGGAACTATTGGCATGTCGATCAGGAAACCTTCAACAATCAAAATGAGCTTGGATGATTATGAGAAAATGGGGGCTTTTGATAGTACTGCTATCGAAGAAGAACACGATGAAGCAAGAGAAATTTTAAATAATTATCTTAAGAACAAAAATATAAAAGAATTTCTTAAAACCGGAATACTTTCCAGAAAAAATATTATAATCAGCGGGGGTACTTCCACCGGTAAAACAACTTTTACTAATGCTATGCTCCGTACTATCCCTAAGGAAGAGCGTTTAATCACTTGTGAAGATGCAAGAGAAATAGATTTGAGCGGTCATCCGAACAGGCTTCATTTATTATCCTCTAAGGGGGGACAAGGTCGTGCGAAGGTAACAACTCAGGATCTGATCGAAGCATGTTTACGTTTAAGACCGGACAGAATCATTGTAGGAGAACTGAGAGGCGCCGAAGCATTTAGCTTTTTAAGAGCGATAAACACCGGCCACCCGGGCTCGATATCAACATTGCACGCAGATACTCCGCTAATGGCACTTGAGCAATTGAAGCTTATGGTTATGCAAGCAGGCTTAGGAATGCCGCCGGAGCAAATCAAAGAATATATTTTAAATGTAATTGATGTTGTTGTACAATTAAAAAGAGCCGGAAAAGGTAAACGGTATATATCGGAAATTTACTTTAAAGGCTCAAGAAATATAACCCAAGGACTATAA
- the cydB gene encoding cytochrome d ubiquinol oxidase subunit II translates to MFDLSSSIDLPLLWGGLIALSVLLYVCLDGFDLGIGILFPFAPSDKCRDKMMNSISPFWDGNETWLVLGGGGLLAAFPLAYSVLMPAIYMPLTIMLIALIFRGISFEFRFKASIKTRRVWDYCFHYGSLVATLMQGVILGIFVQGINVVDRKYAGGAWSWLNGFSITVGVAMVFGYALLGSTWVIMKTEEETQSWARKCSLYVLIYVLGFMGIVSLWVPFLNNQIFDRWFSWPNMFYFSPLPIISVFVSFYLIKTITNGKEVVPFLLSISLFILAYIGLAVSLWPWVVPYSISVWEAAAASESLSLISVGAAILLPVVLIYTAYSYYIFRGKTSHESLY, encoded by the coding sequence ATGTTTGACCTCTCTTCATCAATTGACTTACCGTTACTATGGGGTGGATTAATTGCTCTTTCAGTACTTTTATACGTTTGCTTAGACGGGTTTGATTTAGGAATAGGAATATTATTCCCATTTGCCCCTTCAGATAAGTGTCGTGATAAAATGATGAACTCAATCTCTCCTTTTTGGGATGGGAATGAGACTTGGTTGGTATTGGGAGGGGGAGGTTTACTTGCAGCCTTTCCGTTAGCTTATTCAGTTCTTATGCCTGCGATTTATATGCCGCTTACCATAATGCTGATAGCCCTGATTTTTAGAGGAATATCTTTTGAATTTAGGTTCAAAGCGAGTATTAAGACAAGGAGAGTATGGGATTATTGTTTCCATTACGGATCTTTGGTTGCAACTCTCATGCAAGGCGTAATTCTTGGAATATTCGTGCAAGGTATTAATGTAGTAGACAGAAAATACGCAGGAGGAGCCTGGAGTTGGTTAAACGGTTTTTCTATTACTGTAGGGGTCGCGATGGTTTTCGGTTATGCGCTGCTCGGCAGCACCTGGGTTATTATGAAAACTGAAGAAGAAACTCAGAGTTGGGCAAGAAAATGTTCCCTGTATGTTTTAATATATGTGCTTGGATTTATGGGGATAGTTAGCTTATGGGTACCGTTCTTAAATAATCAGATTTTTGATCGTTGGTTTTCATGGCCGAATATGTTTTACTTTTCTCCGTTACCTATTATCTCGGTTTTCGTTTCTTTTTATCTTATAAAAACAATTACCAACGGTAAAGAAGTGGTGCCGTTTTTGTTATCTATATCGCTATTTATATTGGCGTACATAGGGTTAGCAGTAAGCTTATGGCCCTGGGTGGTGCCTTACAGTATTTCTGTTTGGGAAGCGGCAGCGGCTTCCGAATCACTTTCACTCATTTCAGTAGGGGCTGCTATTTTGCTTCCGGTGGTATTAATATATACTGCATATAGCTATTATATATTCCGCGGTAAAACCTCGCATGAGAGTTTGTATTAA
- a CDS encoding rhodanese-related sulfurtransferase translates to MKQSSASMKPKNKLLPNYYLYIKPMSNSENFIVTTFYKFVELKDLTELKLQLLKFCNEVKIKGTILIAKEGINATLTGNKDSIIAFYSFIKSYNCFSDLNFKESISNFIPFKKMKVKIKPEIVTFKADVNIDNRGEYLSPEEWDKFLEKDDVIVIDTRNNYEVALGTFKNATDPKTKAFTELPMWVKENLTEEDKEKTILMFCTGGVRCEKSTAYMKQNGFEKVYHLEGGILKYLEITKNANNNWIGSCFIFDDRAALSHDLTALESLRNA, encoded by the coding sequence ATGAAGCAATCAAGCGCTTCCATGAAACCGAAGAATAAATTATTACCAAATTATTATTTATATATAAAACCGATGAGTAATTCAGAGAATTTTATTGTAACAACATTTTACAAATTCGTTGAGCTTAAGGATCTAACTGAACTTAAGTTACAACTCCTAAAGTTTTGCAATGAAGTAAAAATTAAAGGAACCATTCTTATCGCAAAAGAAGGTATAAATGCTACCTTAACCGGAAACAAAGACTCTATAATTGCCTTTTATTCATTTATAAAAAGCTATAACTGTTTTTCCGACTTAAACTTTAAAGAAAGCATCAGTAACTTCATACCGTTTAAAAAAATGAAGGTAAAAATCAAACCTGAGATTGTTACCTTTAAAGCAGATGTTAATATTGATAATAGGGGGGAATATTTAAGCCCTGAGGAATGGGATAAGTTTTTAGAGAAGGATGATGTAATAGTTATTGATACCCGCAATAATTATGAAGTTGCACTTGGCACTTTTAAAAATGCAACCGATCCCAAAACCAAAGCTTTCACTGAATTGCCTATGTGGGTGAAAGAAAACTTGACTGAAGAAGATAAAGAGAAAACAATATTAATGTTTTGCACAGGTGGAGTAAGATGTGAAAAATCCACTGCATATATGAAGCAAAACGGATTTGAAAAAGTATATCATTTAGAGGGTGGGATATTGAAATATTTGGAAATTACAAAAAATGCAAATAACAACTGGATAGGCAGTTGTTTTATTTTTGATGACCGAGCAGCGCTTTCTCATGATTTAACTGCATTAGAAAGTCTAAGAAATGCTTAG
- a CDS encoding acyloxyacyl hydrolase has product MYLKNLSTILTFIYLILNINLAQATSPSLILGLGKQGIIAKKKPMEGNEAKLEYRFSSFYYDFQPHIGVIGSSKESAYVYAGLNYVIDFSPLHLGISFSPGIYHRGKGKKLGHPLEFKSQFEVYYDIAPSVSLGASVSHRSNAGISKTNPGLNNIMLELQYRLN; this is encoded by the coding sequence ATGTATTTAAAAAACTTAAGTACAATTTTAACTTTTATTTATCTGATTTTAAATATCAATCTTGCTCAAGCGACCTCCCCTTCCTTAATTCTCGGGTTAGGAAAACAAGGCATTATAGCTAAAAAAAAGCCTATGGAGGGTAATGAAGCTAAGCTTGAATATCGTTTTTCTTCTTTTTATTATGATTTTCAGCCGCATATCGGCGTGATAGGAAGCAGTAAAGAAAGTGCATATGTCTATGCCGGCTTAAATTACGTGATTGATTTCTCTCCCCTGCATCTCGGCATTTCATTTAGCCCGGGAATTTATCACCGCGGCAAAGGCAAAAAGTTAGGCCATCCTTTAGAGTTTAAAAGCCAGTTTGAAGTTTATTATGATATAGCTCCTTCAGTTTCCTTAGGAGCAAGCGTATCACATAGATCAAATGCCGGCATCTCTAAAACCAACCCGGGGCTTAATAACATAATGCTTGAATTACAATATAGGCTGAACTAA
- a CDS encoding cytochrome ubiquinol oxidase subunit I, translating into MELLDPVLLSRIQFAFVISFHIIFPSLTIGLASFLAVLEGLWLKTKHPVYKEIYKFWVKIFAVCFGLGVVSGVVMSYQFGMNWSGFSAKVGNVLGPLLSFEVLTAFFLEASFLGIMLFAWDRVSPKVHFISTLVVAIGTIISAFWILSANSWMHTPQGFTMKEDGIFYPTDWMEIIFNPSFPYRFFHMLTAAYLTTSFIVAGVAAWYLLKDRYTSHARIMLTMAMLMAILVAPMQIMIGDMHGLNTLKHQPAKIAAIEGLWETEKGAGLKLFGWPDQEKEKTLYSIEIPKLGSIILAHDIDAEIKGLKHWPKEQRTDGVALVFWCFRIMVGIGLIMSLTGVLAIIQYARKKIFTSKPFLKWCIMVSPLGILAILCGWITTEVGRQPYVVYGVMKTIEAHSPVTVEQVLIALIAFFVVYAFVFGAGVYYIFKLISKGVKIGDWIEMYGKHGQKHPISIADIFPKTF; encoded by the coding sequence ATGGAATTATTAGATCCGGTTTTGTTATCGCGAATACAGTTCGCTTTTGTGATTTCATTTCATATCATCTTTCCTAGCTTAACTATAGGTTTAGCTAGCTTTTTAGCTGTGCTTGAAGGGCTGTGGCTTAAGACTAAACACCCAGTATACAAAGAAATATATAAATTTTGGGTAAAAATATTTGCGGTTTGCTTCGGACTAGGTGTGGTTTCGGGGGTGGTAATGTCTTATCAATTCGGCATGAACTGGTCAGGGTTTTCGGCAAAAGTCGGTAATGTGCTCGGGCCTCTCTTAAGTTTTGAAGTTTTGACCGCTTTTTTTCTTGAGGCCTCTTTTTTAGGTATTATGCTTTTTGCTTGGGATAGGGTGAGCCCTAAAGTGCATTTTATTTCTACCCTTGTGGTTGCAATCGGCACCATAATTTCAGCTTTTTGGATTCTTTCGGCCAACAGCTGGATGCATACTCCCCAAGGCTTTACCATGAAGGAAGATGGGATTTTTTATCCGACTGATTGGATGGAAATAATTTTTAATCCGTCTTTCCCCTATAGATTTTTTCATATGCTTACCGCTGCATACCTTACTACCTCTTTTATTGTTGCCGGAGTTGCCGCCTGGTATTTGCTTAAAGACAGATATACCTCACATGCTCGCATAATGCTCACGATGGCAATGCTTATGGCAATCCTTGTTGCTCCTATGCAAATTATGATAGGAGATATGCACGGCCTTAATACCTTGAAACATCAGCCGGCTAAAATTGCAGCTATTGAAGGTCTTTGGGAAACTGAAAAAGGTGCCGGGCTAAAGTTATTCGGATGGCCTGATCAGGAAAAAGAAAAAACACTTTATAGTATTGAAATACCTAAGCTCGGCAGTATAATCCTTGCCCATGATATTGATGCAGAAATTAAAGGATTAAAACATTGGCCTAAAGAGCAACGTACCGATGGTGTAGCTCTAGTTTTCTGGTGCTTTAGAATAATGGTAGGGATTGGATTAATCATGAGCCTAACCGGAGTACTTGCGATAATACAGTATGCACGTAAAAAAATCTTTACTTCCAAACCTTTTCTTAAATGGTGCATAATGGTTTCTCCGCTCGGGATACTTGCTATTTTATGCGGGTGGATTACTACTGAGGTCGGAAGGCAGCCCTATGTTGTATATGGAGTAATGAAAACAATTGAAGCGCATTCCCCGGTAACCGTAGAGCAGGTTCTGATTGCCTTAATTGCATTCTTTGTAGTTTATGCGTTTGTTTTCGGGGCTGGGGTTTACTATATTTTCAAACTAATTTCTAAAGGTGTAAAGATTGGGGATTGGATTGAGATGTATGGCAAGCACGGACAAAAGCATCCGATATCAATTGCGGATATTTTTCCGAAAACTTTTTAA
- a CDS encoding transposase, translating to MSELKQKGYSGEFKESAVKLANESKQSIAQSARELGINVNTLYTWIDKYSKPKDPAMKTDEHIYDEVKRLKKELVRVTQERDLLKKAAAYFAKDSG from the coding sequence ATGTCCGAATTAAAACAAAAAGGTTACTCTGGTGAATTTAAGGAATCAGCGGTAAAATTAGCTAATGAATCGAAGCAATCGATTGCGCAAAGCGCAAGGGAACTAGGCATTAATGTTAATACCTTATATACTTGGATTGATAAATACTCAAAACCCAAGGATCCGGCAATGAAAACTGATGAGCATATATATGACGAAGTGAAGCGACTGAAAAAAGAATTAGTAAGGGTAACGCAAGAACGAGACTTATTAAAAAAGGCAGCCGCATACTTTGCCAAGGACTCGGGGTAA